A window of Bacteroidota bacterium genomic DNA:
TGCAATGACGCGATATTGCTGCCATTTATTGCTTCGTGATCTGTTTTACGTATCAGAAATAATGAAATAAAAATAACCAGAAGTGAAGCGGCTACCGATAATGAAATGGCTACCCGGCTCGTAAGTGAGCGTACCGGAAGTTCTTTTTTTAATTCCGCTTTTGCGGGATATTGTACGCTGATGTCTGCTACCAGTCTCGTTTTTTGATAAGCTGAAAATTCTTTTTGAAGATGAGTATTGAGCGCCAGAAAGAGGATGAGTTCTTTATCTTCCTTAAAGGATAATATCTTTTCGGTATGACCGATGAAATAATCTTCGTAATTGCTTTCCGTGATATTCTCTGTGCTTCTGATGAGTGTTTTCTTCAACAAATTTTTATCCTCAAATACGACGGAATCATCTGAAGAAAGGGTCATACTTCTGAACGCCTCAAAATCATCCTGCAAATCGGGGTTGCGCTCAAGAAAGCGCAGCAGCTCTTCTGCTGTGACCTTATCCAGCTTGCCGTCGAAGTAATCGACGATATAAATTTCGTAGTTTGTGCGGTCTATGTTCATATTATACTACAAGGTCAACATTCACAATATAATTTTTCATTGCAGTGCGGGCGCGGAAAATATACACTTTCACCTGCGCTTCATTCAAGGCTGTTATCTCACCAATTTCTTCATATGAATATCCTTCGTAGTCCCGTAACAGCAACACTGATTTTTGTATTTGCGGGAGTTGCTCCAGCGCTTCATCAAGTACTTCTTTCAAATCGGAATAGCTGTTGTTTACAGTAAAGGCATTCGTATGAACGTTTTCAAATCGTGTTTGTTTGGAGTCTTTTCTGATATTGTCTATCATCGTGTGGTATGCCGTTGTGAACAGGTACGACTTTGCTTTCTCTGCAGAAATTTCATCCCTTTTCATCCACATTTTTTCAAACGCGTCCTGCACTACATCATGCGCCTTATCTTTATCCCTGAGATTTTTCAGGATAAACCGATATACGGCATCCGAATGCTCATCCACACATTTATTGTATGCTGCTGTATTCACAGGGAAAACGTTTTTATGCCTATTAATGTATTGTGACGGGCAGTCATGCCGCTTTGTTACAAAGCTATGAAAATATTTTGTAACGGTGTGATATACAAATGCATAATTAATGGATTAATCACACAATGTTGCTGTACATATTAAGTTTCAGCGATTGCCACGGTCTGTTTTTTTTTCTCTTATATTGAGAAGTTTTAAATGCCGGACAGGTAGAGAAGGTTTTTATTAATCGAGTTTCAGTACCGCGAGGAATGCTGATTGCGGTACTTCCACGTTGCCGATCTGTCGCATGCGCTTCTTGCCTTTTTTCTGTTTCTCGAGCAGTTTGCGCTTACGCGAGATATCGCCGCCGTAGCACTTGGCTGTAACATCTTTGCGAAGCGGTCGAACGGTTTCGCGGGCAATAATCTTGGCGCCAATGGCTGCCTGGATAGCAACTTCGTATTGCTGACGCGGGATAAGTTCGCGTAATTTTTCGCAGATTTTGCGACCGAAATCATAAGCGTAATCACGATGTATCAGTGATGACAGAGCATCCACAATGTCGCCGTTAAGCAGGATGTCGAGGCGTACCAGATGCGCTTCCTTGTATCCAATGTGATGATAATCGAAAGAGGCATAGCCTCGCGATAAGCTTTTCAGCTTATCATAAAAATCAAACACGATATCACTCAGCGGCATTTCAAAGGTAAGTTCTACGCGGTCGCTGGTAAGATAAACCTGATTTTTAAGGGTTCCGCGCTTATCGATACAAAGCTTCATGGCAGCACCGGTATATTCCGATTTGGATATAACCTGAGCAATAATATAAGGCTCCTCAATGTGGTCAATGTAATTGAGTGCAGGCAATCCCGAGGGGTTGTGCACATCCACCATTTCACCTTTGGTGGTATACACTTTATATGAAACGTTAGGAACCGTAGTAATCACGTCCATGTTAAATTCCCGGTAAAGCCTTTCCTGAATAATCTCCATATGCAGCAATCCAAGAAATCCGCAACGGAAGCCAAACCCGAGTGCTGCCGATGATTCCGGCTCATAAACCAGGGAGGCGTCGTTGAGCTGCAGTTTTTCAAGAGATGAGCGCAGTTCTTCGTAATCGTCGGCATCCACAGGATATACACCGGCAAAAACCATAGGCTTTACATCTTCAAAACCTTCAATGGCCTTTTCGCACGGGCGCGCCGTGTGGGTAATGGT
This region includes:
- a CDS encoding RNA polymerase sigma factor, translated to MNTAAYNKCVDEHSDAVYRFILKNLRDKDKAHDVVQDAFEKMWMKRDEISAEKAKSYLFTTAYHTMIDNIRKDSKQTRFENVHTNAFTVNNSYSDLKEVLDEALEQLPQIQKSVLLLRDYEGYSYEEIGEITALNEAQVKVYIFRARTAMKNYIVNVDLVV
- the lepA gene encoding translation elongation factor 4, encoding MKNIRNFCIIAHIDHGKSTLADRLLEYTGTVSSREAKEQVLDDMDLERERGITIKSHAIQMEYEFGGTNYIMNLIDTPGHVDFSYEVSRSIAACEGALLIVDATQGIQAQTISNLYLALEHDLEIIPVLNKMDMDTAMPEDVKDQIVDLIGCKREDIIEASGKTGLGVEDILEAIVNRISAPKGDPEAPLQALIFDSLFNSYRGVIAYFRIFSGKIKQGDKVKFAATGHEYQADEIGILKLTMSAHTEMQAGEVGYIISGIKSAKEVKVGDTITHTARPCEKAIEGFEDVKPMVFAGVYPVDADDYEELRSSLEKLQLNDASLVYEPESSAALGFGFRCGFLGLLHMEIIQERLYREFNMDVITTVPNVSYKVYTTKGEMVDVHNPSGLPALNYIDHIEEPYIIAQVISKSEYTGAAMKLCIDKRGTLKNQVYLTSDRVELTFEMPLSDIVFDFYDKLKSLSRGYASFDYHHIGYKEAHLVRLDILLNGDIVDALSSLIHRDYAYDFGRKICEKLRELIPRQQYEVAIQAAIGAKIIARETVRPLRKDVTAKCYGGDISRKRKLLEKQKKGKKRMRQIGNVEVPQSAFLAVLKLD